In uncultured Umboniibacter sp., a single genomic region encodes these proteins:
- a CDS encoding DNA/RNA non-specific endonuclease — protein MKGFIARNTYRAIDGGVIIVGVALLLMLGGFSATPVTADSDEKCPSQLTFGVAPIGYDHTRFSPAAKSSDRLFSAQSFVAAVDGLDDDNNDGENEYTITPSWVSAEIRGHSASSGYASGIDRPSKWYRNDIFDVERDYFSERNRVDDSYRGVGNTWNRGHMISRTASNRVNAMAGCESHVFANAVPQAAKFNQGIWLALENRELAMANYFGAAWVTSGTLFEGDLETIGDSDELPVAIPSHLYKVIVIDTNQGVVAYSFIFPNVATVSDGSYKSGRCASDKSYDIEQYQVSLTEIERRSGYRFAVHDSTRSRDLLEMPVDYLDKVGSCF, from the coding sequence ATGAAAGGATTTATAGCGCGAAATACATATCGAGCCATTGATGGCGGAGTGATCATCGTTGGTGTGGCGCTGCTGCTCATGCTTGGTGGGTTTTCAGCGACCCCAGTGACGGCAGACTCCGATGAGAAATGTCCATCGCAACTTACGTTTGGTGTTGCACCTATCGGTTACGACCATACTCGCTTCAGTCCAGCGGCGAAGTCCAGTGATCGGCTTTTTAGCGCACAGTCATTTGTCGCTGCGGTGGATGGGCTAGATGATGATAATAACGATGGGGAGAATGAATACACGATCACGCCATCTTGGGTTTCAGCCGAAATCAGGGGGCACTCAGCGAGCAGTGGTTACGCGTCAGGTATTGACCGGCCTTCGAAATGGTATCGCAATGATATTTTCGACGTAGAGCGCGACTATTTTTCTGAGCGAAATCGCGTTGATGACTCATACCGAGGCGTTGGCAATACGTGGAATCGTGGTCACATGATCTCTCGCACCGCAAGTAACCGAGTTAATGCCATGGCGGGCTGCGAAAGTCATGTTTTTGCCAACGCGGTGCCGCAAGCGGCAAAGTTTAATCAGGGGATTTGGTTAGCGCTGGAAAACCGAGAGTTGGCGATGGCGAACTACTTCGGTGCAGCGTGGGTAACCAGTGGTACTTTGTTCGAAGGAGACTTGGAAACCATCGGAGATAGCGATGAACTCCCGGTGGCGATCCCGTCGCATCTTTATAAGGTAATCGTGATTGATACTAACCAGGGTGTCGTGGCGTATTCCTTTATTTTCCCTAACGTCGCTACCGTCTCTGATGGCTCATATAAAAGCGGTCGGTGTGCGTCGGACAAATCCTATGACATAGAGCAGTATCAAGTCTCGCTAACAGAGATTGAGCGTCGTTCTGGGTATCGCTTCGCTGTGCACGACTCAACGCGATCTCGCGATCTACTGGAAATGCCCGTCGATTACCTTGATAAAGTTGGTAGCTGCTTTTAA